One window of Candidatus Cloacimonadota bacterium genomic DNA carries:
- a CDS encoding sugar transferase has product MKYNLSKYSMFLLDIAIVVISFLLVAKLRTGTRVIVARYGRSLIPFIIIWIGSGVWGLKYSLKSIENGAELLKRLFKCDAVAIMLLLIAMYVFGKFHYSRYIVLGTILGVVTLELFIFVGFYYAFRFHKENKTYASTGLLTRSKDMEDLQSPKFYLEEQKQIPVISCEAYVPPFSQAIPEDSIMVPLFQNYLKDQHELLEFINDYVDISRFSKSKTLVLNSETFFNIQNEAEESRHLFINLHQINDFRRLNAYIIRVNQMLAPGGVFICKGQTITERKHRFYKNFTPYLGRVIYFADFLFRRVMPKIPILQGWYFAITNGKNRALSETEIMGRFYFCGFDLIHKREINNLMHFILRKNREPRDDQNPTYGPLIRLKRKGIEGKTIYVKKFRTMHPYSEYLQAYIHATNNLQEGGKFKNDFRVTSWGKVMRKLWIDELPQFLNFFAGELSLVGVRALSDHYFSLYPSDMQELRLKVKPGLLPPFYADMPKTFEEIVESERQYLKKKMEHPLRTDWVYFWKSVWNIIIKRARSN; this is encoded by the coding sequence ATGAAATATAATCTTAGTAAATACAGCATGTTTTTGCTCGATATTGCTATAGTTGTAATTTCATTTCTCTTGGTAGCAAAGCTACGCACCGGTACCCGTGTGATTGTTGCTCGTTATGGTAGATCCCTGATCCCGTTTATTATCATTTGGATCGGTTCCGGAGTTTGGGGTTTAAAGTATTCGTTAAAAAGCATAGAGAATGGGGCAGAACTACTTAAACGATTATTCAAATGTGATGCCGTTGCCATCATGTTGCTCTTGATTGCTATGTATGTTTTTGGCAAGTTTCATTATTCCAGATATATAGTGTTGGGTACGATTCTCGGAGTAGTAACTCTAGAATTATTCATATTTGTTGGGTTTTACTATGCTTTCCGCTTCCACAAAGAGAATAAAACTTATGCTTCTACTGGATTGCTTACTCGCTCGAAAGACATGGAAGATTTACAGAGTCCCAAGTTCTATCTGGAAGAACAAAAACAGATTCCGGTTATTTCTTGCGAAGCTTACGTTCCGCCATTTTCGCAAGCTATCCCTGAGGATAGCATCATGGTGCCCCTATTTCAGAATTATTTAAAAGATCAACATGAATTGCTGGAGTTTATTAACGACTATGTGGATATTAGCCGCTTTAGTAAAAGTAAAACTTTGGTTCTTAACAGCGAGACATTTTTCAATATTCAAAATGAAGCAGAAGAAAGCCGGCATCTCTTTATTAACTTACATCAAATAAATGACTTCCGCCGTTTAAATGCGTATATTATCAGGGTAAATCAAATGCTGGCACCTGGCGGAGTATTCATCTGCAAGGGGCAGACTATTACCGAGCGGAAACATCGCTTCTATAAGAATTTTACTCCATATTTAGGCAGAGTGATCTATTTTGCAGATTTTTTGTTCAGGCGCGTAATGCCCAAGATACCAATACTGCAGGGGTGGTATTTTGCTATTACCAACGGTAAGAATCGAGCTCTTTCGGAAACTGAGATCATGGGCAGGTTTTATTTCTGCGGTTTTGACTTGATCCATAAGCGCGAAATCAACAATCTAATGCACTTTATCTTGCGTAAAAACCGTGAACCGAGGGATGATCAAAATCCCACATATGGACCCTTGATTCGTCTTAAGCGTAAGGGAATAGAAGGCAAGACAATATATGTAAAGAAGTTTAGAACAATGCATCCTTATAGTGAGTATCTACAGGCATATATTCACGCTACAAACAATTTACAGGAAGGCGGAAAATTCAAGAATGACTTTCGTGTTACTTCATGGGGCAAGGTGATGCGCAAGTTGTGGATAGATGAATTACCTCAGTTTTTAAATTTCTTCGCTGGAGAGTTGTCTTTGGTTGGGGTTCGAGCCCTAAGTGATCACTATTTCAGTTTGTATCCTTCGGATATGCAAGAACTGAGGCTTAAGGTGAAGCCAGGTTTGTTACCTCCGTTTTATGCTGATATGCCAAAAACATTCGAAGAAATCGTTGAATCAGAGCGCCAATATCTAAAAAAGAAGATGGAGCATCCACTAAGAACAGATTGGGTGTATTTTTGGAAAAGCGTATGGAATATTATTATCAAAAGGGCACGATCAAATTGA
- a CDS encoding VanZ family protein, with product MKSNLLWLWLLILVLINVIPIGNESNKSLSCNKMLIFRLDYLVHTLMILCFAWLWMVSRVRRLSFFKQHEFIKFSGIVLATGIGLECLQLYIPWRSFNPQDMYYNIVGAILAMMFILVSKVVERGRL from the coding sequence GTGAAATCTAATCTTCTTTGGCTATGGTTGCTGATTTTGGTATTAATAAATGTGATCCCAATCGGGAATGAATCCAATAAGAGTTTGAGCTGTAACAAAATGCTGATTTTCCGCTTGGACTATCTGGTACATACTCTGATGATTCTTTGTTTTGCTTGGCTATGGATGGTATCCAGAGTTCGGCGTTTAAGTTTTTTTAAGCAGCATGAATTCATTAAATTTTCAGGGATTGTACTTGCTACTGGGATAGGACTAGAATGTTTACAACTATATATCCCTTGGCGCAGTTTCAATCCCCAAGACATGTATTATAACATAGTTGGAGCCATTTTGGCGATGATGTTTATTCTAGTTAGTAAAGTAGTGGAAAGGGGCAGATTGTAA